Proteins encoded within one genomic window of Rhododendron vialii isolate Sample 1 chromosome 1a, ASM3025357v1:
- the LOC131315878 gene encoding topless-related protein 4-like, translated as MSSLSRELVFLILQFLDEEKFKDSVHRLEQESGFFFNMRYFEEMVTNGDWDEVEKYLSGFTKVDDNRYSMKIFFEIRKQKYLEALDKKDRAKGVEILVKDLKVFSAFNEDLFKEITQLLTLEDFRDNEQLSKYGDTKSARGIMLGELKKLIEANPLFRDKLTFPNLKNSRLRTLINQSLNWQHQLCKTPKPNPDIKTLFVDHTCGQSQPNGARAPSPVTHPLMGGVPKSGGFPPLGAHGPFQPAPAPLPASLAGWMANPSAVPHPSSSAGPIGFTTPNNTAILKRPRTPPNNAAVDYQTADSEHALKRSRPFGMSDEVVTNLPVNIMPVGYAAQAHGQSSYSSDDLPKTVVMTLNQGSVVKSMDFHPVQQILLLVGTNTGDIMLWELGSRERLAVRNFKVWDLGKCSMPSQASLANSYTAPINRVIWSPDGTLFGVAYSKHIVHIYSYHGGDDVRNHLEIEAHGGSVNDLAFSYPNKQLSVVTCGDDRAIKVWDAVTGTRQYIFEGHEAPVYSVCTHYKESIQFIFSTATDGKIKAWLYDNLGSRVDYDAPGHSSTTMVYSADGTRLFSCGTNKEGDSFLVEWNEGEGAVKRTYHGLAKRSEGVVHFDTTKNRFLAAGDESLIKFWDMDSVNLLTTTDADGGLLASPCIRFNKQGFLLAVSTNDNGIKILANTDGNRVLRMADSRSFDASRAGSAAVVKAPTLGTFGAANAPGGSSIIDRAASMASIAAMNGDNRSLADVKPRIADESADKSRIWKLTEINEPSQCRSLRLPDTLPATRVSRLMYTNSGLAILALSVDAAHKLWKWQRNDRNLTAKATASVAPQLWQPSSGILMTNDVRDTNPEDAVPCFALSKNDSYVMSASGGKISLFNMMTFKTMTTFMPPPPAATFLAFHPQDNNIIAIGMDDSSIQIYNVRVDEVKTKLKGHQKRITGLAFSNVLNVLVSSGADSQLCVWSTDGWEKQTSKHLQIPSGRTPPPLADTRVQFHQDQIHLLAVHETQIAIYEATKLECLKQWPREASVQITHAAYSCDSQSIYVSLEDGSVGVLTASNLRLRCRINPTSYLPPNLSSRVHPLVIAAHPSEPSQFALGLTDGGVYVLEPLEAEGKWGTSPPHDNGAGPSTTSGAPNSDQPQSQR; from the exons ACTTGAGCAAGAGTCCGGGTTTTTCTTCAACATGAGATATTTTGAGGAAATGGTAACAAATGGTGATTGGGATGAGGTGGAGAAGTATTTATCTGGATTCACAAAGGTCGATGATAACAGATATTCAATGAAGATCTTCTTCGAGATCCGAAAGCAGAAGTACCTAGAAGCCCTAGACAA GAAGGATCGCGCTAAAGGTGTGGAAATTCTAGTGAAGGACTTGAAAGTATTTTCAGCTTTTAACGAGGACCTCTTTAAAGAAATAACACAGCTGTTGACCTTGGAAGACTTTAG AGATAATGAGCAGCTATCTAAATACGGAGATACCAAGTCTGCTAGGGGTATAATGCTTGGTGAACTGAAAAAGCTGATTGAAGCGAACCCTTTGTTTCGTGATAAGCTAACCTTTCCAAATTTGAAGAATTCGAGATTACGGACTCTTATTAACCAAAG CTTGAATTGGCAGCACCAGCTATGCAAGACTCCAAAGCCTAACCCTGACATAAAAACCCTGTTTGTAGACCATACTTGCGGGCAGTCACAGCCAAATGGTGCTCGTGCCCCTTCCCCTGTCACCCACCCATTAATGGGCGGTGTTCCTAAATCCGGGGGTTTTCCACCTCTGGGTGCCCATGGT CCATTCCAGCCAGCACCAGCTCCTTTGCCAGCATCTCTAGCAGGTTGGATGGCTAATCCATCCGCGGTTCCTCACCCATCTTCTTCTGCTGGGCCCATTGGTTTCACAACGCCAAATAATACTG CTATTCTGAAGCGGCCCAGGACTCCTCCGAATAATGCAGCTGTGGACTATCAGACAGCAGATTCTGAACATGCGCTGAAGAGATCTAGACCTTTTGGAATGTCAGATGAAGTA GTGACCAATCTGCCTGTCAATATTATGCCTGTTGGATACGCTGCTCAGGCCCATGGCCAGAGTTCATACTCTTCTGATGATCTGCCCAAGACCGTTGTTATGACTTTAAATCAGGGTTCAGTTGTGAAGAGTATGGATTTTCATCCTGTTCAACAAATTCTACTACTAG TTGGAACAAACACCGGAGATATTATGCTATGGGAGCTAGGTAGTCGGGAGAGGCTTGCTGTGAGGAATTTCAAGGTTTGGGACCTTGGAAAATGCTCAATGCCTTCGCAG GCATCTCTAGCCAATAGTTATACTGCACCAATCAACCGTGTGATTTGGAGTCCTGATGGTACCTTGTTTG GTGTTGCATATTCCAAGCACATTGTCCACATATATTCGTACCATGGTGGTGATGATGTAAGAAACCACCTAGAG ATCGAAGCTCATGGTGGTAGTGTTAATGATCTTGCATTCTCTTATCCAAACAAGCAACTTTCAGTTGTCACGTGTGGGGACGATCGGGCCATTAAG GTGTGGGATGCGGTTACAGGGACTAGGCAGTATATTTTTGAGGGTCATGAAGCTCCTGTCTATTCCGTGTGTACACATTATAAAGAAAGCATTCAG TTTATCTTTTCAACGGCAACTGATGGGAAAATAAAGGCATGGTTGTATGACAACCTGGGTTCTAGAGTTGACTATGATGCTCCAGGTCATTCATCCACCACAATGGTGTACAGTGCTGATGGGACCAG GTTGTTCTCCTGTGGGACCAATAAAGAAGGGGATTCATTCCTTGTGGAGTGGAATGAAGGTGAAGGAGCTGTCAAGCGTACATATCATGGTCTTGCAAAAAGATCTGAAGGGGTTGTGCACTTTGATACCACTAAGAACCGATTCTTGGCAGCTGGCGACGAGTCCTTGATCAAATTCTGGGACATGGACAGTGTTAATTTATTGACTACTACTGATGCAGATGGTGGATTACTG GCTTCTCCTTGTATCCGATTCAACAAACAAGGGTTTTTGTTGGCTGTTTCAACAAATGACAATGGTATCAAAATTCTAGCAAATACAGATGGGAACAGAGTACTACGGATGGCCGACAGCCGGTCATTTGATGCTTCTAGAGCTGGCTCTGCGGCTGTTGTGAAG GCCCCTACACTGGGAACGTTTGGTGCTGCTAATGCACCTGGTGGATCTAGCATCATAGACCGAGCTGCTTCGATGGCATCCATTGCTGCAATG AATGGTGATAATCGAAGTTTGGCAGATGTAAAACCCAGAATAGCTGATGAGTCAGCGGATAAATCTAGGATCTGGAAACTGACAGAAATCAATGAACCATCACAATGTCGATCCCTGAGGCTTCCAGATACTTTGCCAGCAACAAGG GTTTCTAGGTTGATGTATACAAATTCAGGACTGGCCATTTTGGCACTATCAGTTGATGCGGCGCACAAGCTCTGGAAATGGCAGAGAAATGATCGGAACTTGACTGCCAAG GCAACTGCTAGTGTTGCACCACAGCTTTGGCAACCTTCAAGTGGAATATTGATGACAAATGATGTTCGTGATACAAATCCAGAGGATGCTGTTCCGTGCTTTGCACTTTCAAAGAATGACTCTTATGTTATGTCAGCTTCAGGAGGGAAAATCTCGTTATTTAACATGATGACGTTCAAG ACAATGACAACATTCATGCCCCCTCCACCTGCTGCAACATTTCTAGCTTTCCATCCTCAAGACAATAATATCATTGCTATAGGCATGGATGACTCTTCTATCCAAATATATAATGTTCGAGTTGATGAG GTCAAAACCAAGCTCAAAGGACATCAGAAAAGAATAACAGGCCTCGCCTTCTCTAATGTTCTCAATGTGTTGGTATCTTCAGGTGCTGATTCTCAG TTGTGTGTTTGGAGCACAGATGGATGGGAAAAGCAAACAAGTAAACACTTGCAGATTCCAAGCGGGCGAACACCTCCTCCTCTTGCAGATACCCGCGTGCAATTTCACCAGGATCAGATTCACCTACTGGCAGTCCATGAAACTCAGATAGCCATATATGAAGCTACTAAGCTGGAATGTCTTAAGCAG TGGCCCCGTGAAGCAAGTGTTCAGATCACACATGCTGCATATTCCTGTGATAGCCAATCAATATATGTCAGTCTTGAAGATGGAAGTGTTGGTGTTCTCACTGCTTCAAACCTCAGATTGAGATGCCGAATTAACCCGACTTCCTATCTTCCGCCCAACCTAAG CTCAAGAGTTCACCCCCTTGTCATTGCTGCACATCCATCCGAACCTAGTCAATTTGCGCTAGGACTTACCGATGGTGGAGTCTACGTCCTTGAGCCACTAGAAGCAGAAGGGAAATGGGGCACCTCTCCTCCTCATGATAATGGTGCTGGTCCTAGCACCACCTCTGGTGCACCGAATTCAGATCAACCCCAAAGCCAAAGGTGA
- the LOC131315886 gene encoding actin-related protein 6, with product MSSNNVVVLDNGAGLIKAGIGGNLDPTAILPNCLARPLSSKKFLHLSDHNATAAFDLTSAAVRRPLDRGYLINPDLQREIWSNLFSNVLKINPSHSSLLLVEPLFNLPSLQRAADELVFEEFGFESLFVADSPSLVHLYEASRSRPSNGVVSKTQASLIVDCGFSFTHAAPVFQNFTVNYAVKRLDLGGKALTNYLKELVSYRAVNVMDETFIMDDVKEKLCFISLDVARDLQVARKPGRDNYFRCTYVLPDGVTHTKGFVKDPDEANRCLTSKDGAPKDDMEYPEVTEKAEDRKRVDLTKNEFSLTNERFLVPEMIFRPADLGMNQAGLAECIVRAVNSCHVYLHPVLYESIILTGGSSLFPRFAERLEKELRPLVPDDYQVKITTQEDPVLGVWRGGSLLASSPDFETMCVTKAEYEELGSARCRRRFFH from the exons atgtcgtCCAACAACGTAGTAGTCCTCGACAACGGCGCCGGGCTAATAAAGGCCGGCATCGGCGGCAACCTCGACCCAACAGCCATCCTCCCCAACTGCCTAGCCCGTCCTCTCTCCTCCAAGAAATTCCTCCACCTCTCCGACCACAACGCCACCGCCGCTTTCGACCTCACCTCCGCGGCCGTCCGCCGCCCCCTCGACCGCGGCTACCTCATCAACCCCGACCTCCAGCGCGAAATCTGGTCCAACCTGTTCAGCAACGTCCTCAAGATAAACCCTTCTCATTCCTCTCTCCTCCTCGTCGAGCCCCTCTTCAACCTCCCTTCGCTGCAGCGCGCTGCTGATGAGCTCGTGTTTGAGGAGTTTGGGTTTGAGTCGCTCTTCGTTGCGGATTCTCCGTCCCTTGTACATCTCTACGAGGCCAGCCGGAGCAGGCCGTCCAACGGCGTTGTTTCCAAAACCCAG GCCAGCCTTATCGTCGACTGCGGATTCTCTTTTACCCATGCTGCTCCGGTTTTCCAGAACTTCACTGTGAATTATGCTGTTAAGAGGCTTGATTTGGGTGGGAAAGCCCTGACTAACTATTTGAAGGAGTTGGTTTCATATCGTGCTGTTAATGTTATGGATGAGACCTTCATTATGGATGACGTGAAGGAGAAGTTGTGCTTCATTTCGCTTGATGTTGCCCGTGATTTGCAGGTTGCAAG AAAACCTGGGAGGGACAACTACTTCAGGTGCACATATGTGCTTCCAGATGGAGTCACACATACAAAGGGTTTTGTAAAAGACCCAGATGAAGCTAATCGATGTTTAACTTCTAAGGATGGAGCCCCGAAAGACGATATGGAATATCCGGAGGTTACCGAAAAAGCAGAGGATAGAAAGAGAGTTGATCTAACAAAAAAT GAGTTTAGCTTGACAAATGAGCGCTTCCTTGTGCCAGAAATGATATTCCGTCCTGCTGATTTAG GAATGAACCAGGCCGGACTTGCGGAGTGCATTGTTCGAGCTGTCAATTCCTGCCATGTTTATCTTCACCCTGTACTTTATGAGAG CATTATCTTGACTGGTGGAAGCTCATTATTTCCTCGATTTGCTGAAAGACT AGAAAAGGAGCTCCGGCCTCTTGTCCCTGATGACTATCAAGTGAAAATAACAACTCAAGAAGA TCCTGTATTAGGTGTTTGGCGAGGAGGTTCACTCCTGGCATCTAGTCCTGATTTTGAAACAATGTGCGTCACCAAAGCTGAGTATGAGGAGCTTGGATCTGCTCGGTGTCGCAGGCGGTTCTTTCATTAA